One region of Deltaproteobacteria bacterium genomic DNA includes:
- a CDS encoding anhydro-N-acetylmuramic acid kinase, whose translation MIGIGINTGTSADAIDIAMIKFDMALPYPGIKPLWSGTYPYPAALKRLFLELVDHTNTFTPSTWFAMAGQFDFGLGMAFSDALLKAINSSGIKKSGIAFIGSHGQTVWHSPKPQKIHTDKQFSTGSTIQLGSPSVMAVRTGIPVVAHFRDKDVALRGQGAPLAPVLHFELFRQYAPAVVLNIGGISNITAIPSHSNFYTVHGFDTGPGNRLIDIAVEAYTNGRKTFDTNGRFAAKGIVNADMLERLMHDRFVKKHPPKSTGRDLYNKTYITMLDIPLDDIDTIATLTAFTAHSIMYNIKHFAGHKIKNIIICGGGANNLTIIRHLSGLMHGVSIKTVEEFGYKPYVIEPMLFAYLGYLGFNKIPVSLKNITGSLSAFVPGGIYYP comes from the coding sequence TTACCTTACCCTGGAATAAAACCTCTGTGGTCAGGCACATACCCCTATCCGGCAGCATTAAAACGATTGTTTTTAGAACTGGTTGATCATACAAATACGTTTACACCATCAACATGGTTTGCCATGGCAGGGCAATTTGATTTTGGACTTGGTATGGCATTCTCCGATGCATTATTAAAAGCGATCAACTCATCGGGCATCAAAAAATCCGGTATAGCATTCATAGGATCTCATGGTCAGACAGTATGGCATTCACCGAAACCTCAAAAAATCCATACGGACAAACAATTCTCCACGGGTTCAACAATCCAGCTCGGCAGCCCTTCCGTTATGGCAGTGAGGACAGGCATACCCGTTGTAGCCCATTTCAGGGACAAGGACGTTGCCCTTAGAGGTCAGGGAGCGCCTCTTGCACCCGTTCTGCACTTTGAGCTTTTCAGACAATATGCACCGGCGGTTGTCCTTAACATAGGCGGTATTTCAAATATAACGGCAATACCTTCACATTCAAATTTTTATACAGTGCACGGCTTTGATACCGGACCCGGCAACAGGCTCATTGATATTGCAGTCGAGGCTTACACGAACGGCAGGAAGACTTTTGACACAAACGGAAGATTTGCAGCCAAAGGCATTGTTAATGCGGACATGCTTGAGCGGCTAATGCACGATCGGTTTGTCAAAAAACATCCGCCGAAGAGCACAGGCAGAGATCTTTACAATAAAACGTATATTACAATGCTTGATATTCCTCTCGATGACATTGATACTATTGCTACACTAACAGCCTTTACAGCACACTCCATTATGTATAACATAAAACATTTTGCAGGGCATAAAATCAAGAATATTATTATATGCGGCGGTGGTGCCAATAACCTTACAATAATAAGACATCTGTCAGGACTGATGCACGGTGTGAGTATTAAAACAGTAGAGGAATTCGGCTATAAACCTTATGTGATAGAGCCAATGCTGTTTGCATACCTCGGGTATCTCGGATTCAATAAAATACCCGTGAGCCTTAAAAACATAACAGGATCATTATCCGCATTTGTGCCCGGCGGGATATATTATCCATAA
- a CDS encoding NHL repeat-containing protein, with translation MKVTIKTFPVFTFLLLMFLAGCSGTNGKQGPAGPTMPVIQSLSIVGLPVIPGNNVTTTVIAQSAQELALTYTWTVSPSSEWKIINGGNSQTATIQALGGYDVTGTAIIEVSDSNGMYAMGVIALSTQGDTAPVINSITASPNPVLPNGVITAVVNTYDAEGNSLKYTWGASSGWAITGYGTTATVAAPSTYNTGGYVTVTVSDNYGYAVTGTIGVSTSDIIPSTPTNLTALSRTSSILLTWNASTGAASYNIYESAVSGGPYTAVGTTTTTAYTVTGITISTPYYFVVTALNNAAESGYSNQVKGSKLISATYALGTSPYGISIDASGNIWVANSGSSTVTKLSPTGATITTVTVGSYPYDMAIDASGNVWVTNYGSNNVTELSPAGATITTYAVGTAPIGIAIDASGNVWVANYGSNNVTELSPAGATITTVTVGSYPRGIAIDASGNVWVVNSGSSTVTALSPTGATITTVTVGSYPRGIAIDASGNVWVANYGSSTLTALSPTGDTIGTYAVGTVPIGIAIDASGNVWVANYGSNNVTELSPAGATIGTYAVGTFPIGIAIDASGNVWVTNSVSDSVTESMGITKGPQYFPYTGPQFPGGGNF, from the coding sequence ATGAAAGTAACCATTAAAACATTTCCTGTTTTTACATTTCTGTTGCTTATGTTTTTAGCAGGGTGCAGCGGAACAAATGGAAAACAAGGTCCTGCCGGACCTACCATGCCGGTAATACAGAGTCTATCTATTGTAGGATTACCTGTAATACCGGGTAACAATGTTACAACAACTGTCATTGCCCAGAGCGCACAGGAGCTTGCATTGACCTACACGTGGACAGTATCTCCATCAAGTGAATGGAAAATAATAAATGGTGGGAATAGTCAAACAGCAACAATACAAGCACTAGGTGGATATGATGTTACAGGAACCGCTATCATAGAGGTGTCAGACAGTAACGGTATGTATGCAATGGGGGTAATTGCTTTAAGCACTCAGGGGGATACTGCACCGGTGATAAATAGTATAACAGCGTCACCAAATCCCGTATTACCGAACGGCGTTATAACAGCAGTCGTCAACACCTATGATGCAGAAGGGAATAGTTTGAAATATACATGGGGGGCTTCTTCAGGATGGGCAATAACCGGTTATGGAACAACTGCTACTGTAGCAGCACCGTCAACATACAACACCGGTGGATATGTAACCGTAACCGTAAGTGATAATTATGGATACGCAGTAACCGGTACAATAGGTGTAAGCACCTCAGACATAATACCTTCAACACCTACAAATCTCACAGCATTGTCAAGGACATCAAGCATTCTGCTTACATGGAATGCTTCAACAGGGGCTGCAAGTTATAATATTTATGAATCAGCGGTTTCCGGCGGACCATATACAGCGGTAGGAACAACCACAACAACAGCCTATACGGTAACCGGTATAACAATCAGCACACCTTACTACTTTGTTGTTACCGCACTGAACAATGCCGCAGAAAGTGGATATTCAAACCAAGTAAAGGGGAGTAAGCTTATCTCAGCAACGTATGCTTTAGGCACCAGTCCCTATGGTATATCGATAGACGCTTCCGGCAATATATGGGTTGCGAATTCTGGCAGTAGTACTGTAACCAAATTAAGCCCTACAGGCGCTACAATCACCACGGTTACCGTAGGCTCCTATCCCTATGATATGGCGATAGACGCATCCGGCAATGTCTGGGTTACGAATTATGGCAGTAATAATGTAACCGAATTAAGCCCTGCCGGCGCTACAATCACCACGTATGCTGTAGGCACCGCTCCAATTGGTATAGCAATAGACGCATCAGGCAATGTCTGGGTTGCGAATTATGGCAGTAATAATGTAACCGAATTAAGCCCTGCCGGCGCTACAATCACCACGGTTACCGTAGGCTCCTATCCCCGTGGTATAGCGATAGACGCATCAGGCAATGTCTGGGTTGTGAACTCTGGTAGTAGTACTGTAACCGCATTAAGCCCTACTGGCGCTACAATCACCACGGTTACCGTAGGCTCCTATCCCCGTGGTATAGCGATAGACGCATCAGGCAATGTCTGGGTTGCGAATTATGGCAGTAGTACTTTAACCGCATTAAGCCCTACTGGCGATACCATAGGCACGTATGCTGTAGGCACCGTTCCCATTGGTATAGCAATAGACGCATCAGGCAATGTCTGGGTTGCGAATTATGGCAGTAATAATGTAACCGAATTAAGCCCTGCCGGTGCTACCATAGGCACCTATGCTGTAGGCACCTTTCCCATTGGTATAGCGATAGACGCATCAGGCAATGTCTGGGTTACGAATTCTGTTAGTGATAGTGTAACCGAATCAATGGGTATTACAAAAGGGCCTCAATACTTCCCATACACAGGTCCTCAATTCCCGGGCGGAGGAAACTTTTAG
- a CDS encoding ABC transporter ATP-binding protein: MIKIDNITKNFTNIKAVDDVSLVIKDGELFSLLGPNGAGKTTLMKMIVGLLNPASGDIHIDGHSIMKQPVGAKKLIGYIPDRPFVYEKLTGYEYMLFVANMYNLDGFDVEEYAQELLKLFSIDNFKDELIEGYSHGMKQRLVFASAMIHNPKYIIVDEPMVGLDPRGMALLKAIFKSIKKKGKTILMSTHDLFIAEQLSDRVGIIDGGRIIALGTVQELKEQANVKGGSLETVFLKLTHENLVEELDL; this comes from the coding sequence ATGATCAAGATAGATAATATAACAAAAAATTTTACGAATATTAAAGCTGTTGATGATGTAAGCCTTGTTATAAAGGATGGCGAATTGTTTTCACTGCTTGGTCCTAATGGTGCAGGTAAAACAACACTTATGAAAATGATAGTAGGACTTTTAAATCCTGCATCAGGCGATATCCATATCGATGGACACAGTATCATGAAACAGCCTGTCGGTGCAAAAAAGCTCATTGGCTACATCCCGGACAGACCATTCGTTTATGAAAAACTTACCGGTTATGAATACATGCTTTTTGTTGCCAATATGTATAATCTCGACGGTTTTGACGTAGAGGAGTACGCACAGGAATTACTAAAGTTGTTTTCAATAGATAACTTTAAGGATGAACTCATAGAAGGGTATTCGCACGGGATGAAACAGAGACTTGTATTTGCATCAGCAATGATTCACAATCCAAAGTATATCATAGTGGATGAGCCCATGGTTGGACTTGATCCCCGCGGAATGGCACTGTTAAAAGCCATATTTAAAAGTATAAAGAAGAAAGGCAAGACTATACTCATGTCAACCCACGATCTGTTCATAGCAGAACAGCTTTCAGACAGGGTTGGGATCATAGATGGGGGCAGGATCATAGCGCTTGGTACTGTTCAGGAGCTAAAGGAGCAGGCAAACGTAAAAGGCGGTTCACTTGAAACCGTTTTCTTAAAGCTCACTCATGAAAACCTTGTTGAGGAGCTTGATCTATAA
- a CDS encoding PTS sugar transporter subunit IIA: protein MTIKLSNIADKRLIQIGFDIKKRDPVLLRLIDMLVKIDPFEERDILFNKFIERESVMSTSIGSGIALPHIISDKIDNTLLVIGIDKDGIEYDKTTEPVKIVFMFIGPARNRESYLDALVRVSRLLKVEQNKSKLLNVNTPEDVMNITNGMD, encoded by the coding sequence ATGACTATAAAACTTTCGAATATTGCAGATAAAAGACTTATACAAATAGGATTTGATATAAAAAAAAGAGATCCTGTACTTTTGCGTCTTATAGATATGCTTGTAAAAATAGATCCTTTTGAAGAAAGGGATATTTTATTTAACAAATTCATAGAGCGCGAGAGTGTTATGTCGACATCCATAGGCAGCGGTATTGCACTGCCGCATATTATATCCGATAAGATCGATAATACCTTGCTTGTGATTGGTATAGATAAGGATGGTATCGAGTATGACAAAACTACCGAGCCTGTAAAGATCGTATTCATGTTCATAGGACCGGCTCGAAACCGTGAATCATATCTTGATGCACTTGTAAGGGTATCAAGACTTTTAAAAGTAGAACAGAATAAAAGTAAGCTGCTCAATGTGAATACCCCCGAAGATGTTATGAACATAACAAATGGAATGGATTGA
- a CDS encoding DUF488 domain-containing protein has translation MYTVRIKRIYDKPSETDGFRILVDRLWPRGMSKKDAKVGLWLKEIAPGDNLRKWFGHDPEKWYEFKRRYFKELDSLTEKQDLLNVIIEYSRKGAVTLLYAAKDEDHNNAVAIMEYLHTKYEI, from the coding sequence ATTTATACGGTAAGGATAAAGAGAATATATGATAAACCCTCAGAGACAGACGGGTTCCGGATACTCGTTGACAGATTGTGGCCGAGGGGAATGAGCAAAAAGGATGCAAAGGTTGGACTGTGGTTAAAGGAGATTGCACCTGGGGACAATTTAAGAAAATGGTTTGGCCATGACCCTGAAAAATGGTATGAGTTCAAGCGCAGGTATTTTAAGGAGCTGGATTCCCTGACCGAAAAACAAGACCTTCTCAACGTTATTATAGAGTATTCACGAAAAGGTGCTGTTACGCTGCTATATGCAGCAAAGGACGAGGACCATAATAATGCCGTTGCAATTATGGAATACCTGCACACAAAATATGAGATTTAA
- a CDS encoding iron-containing alcohol dehydrogenase — MDSFYWYRKTKVYFGTGEFQNAAKRARGFGDRALLVTGRSAMKRLGLTDKLLLMLDKEDIQAVVYDKIEPNPRVDSVDQGAMMAEKEGCDFIIALGGGSVMDASKGIALVSVSKGSVWNYIRSWDKEPDRISNALPVITIPTIAATGSELNGTAVITKWDTHEKAVLEHEILTPVCSVIDPELTVSTNSKTTADSGTDILCHLLETYITGNNTSDVSDRMTEGLLQIVIEYTIKAIAYPDDIEARSYLSWASSLALSGIPSAGRGGSFPIHQIEHVLSGWYDISHGRGLGIILVPYLEFMLDVRPERIAKLGERLFDYTGTMEEKAEAAILKIKNWLNEIGIKEHLENVGIKHEALAVLSEDVIRLYGYKHGSLSGSSRLNKDAVVTILIKSMHV, encoded by the coding sequence ATGGATAGTTTTTACTGGTATAGAAAAACAAAGGTTTATTTCGGCACCGGTGAATTTCAAAACGCAGCTAAGAGGGCAAGAGGATTCGGCGATAGGGCTTTGCTTGTAACGGGCAGGTCTGCGATGAAAAGGCTTGGCTTAACCGATAAATTGCTTCTTATGCTTGATAAAGAAGATATTCAAGCGGTTGTTTATGACAAAATTGAACCGAACCCAAGGGTTGATTCGGTTGACCAGGGCGCAATGATGGCTGAGAAAGAAGGCTGTGACTTTATAATAGCACTCGGCGGCGGTTCTGTTATGGACGCATCCAAAGGCATTGCCCTTGTTTCTGTAAGCAAGGGTTCTGTATGGAATTATATAAGAAGCTGGGATAAAGAACCCGATAGAATTAGCAATGCACTGCCGGTTATTACCATACCTACAATAGCTGCTACAGGCTCGGAACTGAACGGAACAGCAGTTATAACAAAATGGGATACGCACGAGAAGGCAGTACTCGAACATGAGATACTTACCCCTGTTTGTTCAGTGATCGATCCGGAGCTAACCGTTAGCACTAACAGCAAGACAACGGCAGATAGCGGAACCGATATATTATGCCATTTGCTTGAGACCTATATAACTGGTAATAATACATCGGATGTCTCCGATCGAATGACAGAGGGGCTCTTACAGATTGTTATTGAATATACTATAAAGGCAATTGCTTATCCCGATGATATTGAAGCAAGATCATATTTAAGCTGGGCAAGCAGTCTTGCGCTATCAGGCATACCGTCAGCAGGACGGGGAGGAAGTTTCCCAATCCATCAAATTGAGCATGTATTGAGTGGATGGTATGACATCAGTCACGGCAGGGGACTCGGCATTATACTTGTGCCGTATCTTGAGTTTATGCTTGACGTGAGACCGGAAAGGATTGCAAAACTTGGAGAAAGGCTTTTTGATTATACAGGTACCATGGAAGAAAAGGCAGAAGCCGCTATCCTTAAGATTAAAAATTGGCTTAATGAGATCGGTATAAAAGAACACCTGGAGAATGTAGGCATAAAACATGAAGCACTTGCCGTACTTTCAGAAGATGTTATAAGGTTGTACGGCTATAAGCATGGTAGCCTTTCAGGCAGTTCAAGACTTAATAAAGATGCTGTAGTTACTATATTAATTAAATCAATGCATGTATGA
- a CDS encoding HD domain-containing protein, which yields MKKSMVTDLKEGMIVDSTFLIKDKNLGTGKTGKDYLTIVLGDKSGDVEARVWDNAKEIDSTISTNDVIQVRGRVNNYKGKLQVSVDEIRWIDKSLVELSDYVMRSLRSSDEMFYELKMLMATMDNPHLKSLTELFFSKEDMINLFKASSAAKSIHHAYAGGLLEHTLNVVKLVDMIVSIYEGIDRSLLLTAAMFHDIGKIKELGGEFATEYTDEGRLIGHIVIGTVIVDKLISEIKDFPLELAMLLKHSILSHHGEYEFGSPKRPKLMEAIILHYAEDMDAKIASMRAHIKNETNNDGNWTSFDNPLGRYIYKRHYIETMGKDEDRGK from the coding sequence ATGAAAAAAAGTATGGTTACAGATTTAAAAGAAGGAATGATAGTTGACAGCACCTTTCTTATTAAGGATAAGAATCTTGGTACAGGAAAGACTGGTAAAGATTATCTTACAATTGTATTGGGAGACAAATCGGGTGATGTAGAGGCAAGGGTGTGGGATAATGCAAAAGAGATAGATTCTACAATAAGCACTAATGACGTAATACAGGTGAGGGGAAGGGTAAATAATTATAAAGGTAAACTGCAGGTATCAGTTGACGAGATCAGATGGATCGATAAATCACTTGTAGAACTCTCCGATTATGTAATGAGATCTCTACGTTCATCCGATGAGATGTTTTACGAATTAAAGATGCTTATGGCTACGATGGACAATCCGCATTTGAAATCACTCACGGAGTTGTTTTTTTCGAAAGAAGATATGATTAATTTATTCAAAGCATCAAGTGCCGCAAAGAGCATACATCATGCTTATGCAGGAGGTTTACTTGAGCACACACTTAATGTTGTAAAACTTGTGGATATGATCGTTAGCATATACGAAGGCATTGACAGGTCCCTGCTTCTTACAGCGGCTATGTTTCATGATATAGGTAAAATAAAAGAACTCGGAGGTGAATTTGCAACAGAGTACACGGATGAAGGAAGGCTTATAGGGCATATTGTTATTGGTACCGTGATTGTTGATAAACTTATATCCGAAATAAAGGATTTTCCTTTGGAGCTTGCTATGCTTTTAAAGCACAGTATACTAAGCCATCACGGTGAGTATGAATTTGGATCTCCTAAGAGACCCAAATTAATGGAAGCAATAATACTGCATTATGCGGAGGATATGGATGCGAAGATCGCAAGTATGCGCGCTCATATCAAGAATGAAACGAATAATGATGGAAACTGGACAAGCTTTGACAATCCACTTGGTAGATATATCTACAAAAGGCATTACATAGAGACAATGGGTAAGGACGAGGATAGAGGAAAATGA
- a CDS encoding type II toxin-antitoxin system prevent-host-death family antitoxin: MKSAAVSKLKASLSEYLLKVKAGEEVIVTDRGMPIAKIVPLGRDESKIPLHMLMLEKAGVARIGSGTLTEDFWKMQRPKDIKGHALVNLLREREEGR; the protein is encoded by the coding sequence ATGAAAAGCGCTGCAGTCTCCAAATTGAAGGCATCTCTGAGCGAATACTTGTTAAAAGTTAAAGCCGGTGAAGAAGTTATTGTAACCGACAGGGGCATGCCAATTGCCAAGATAGTCCCGTTAGGAAGAGATGAAAGCAAGATACCTTTACATATGTTGATGCTGGAAAAAGCAGGGGTTGCCCGTATTGGTTCAGGGACATTGACGGAAGATTTCTGGAAAATGCAAAGGCCGAAAGATATAAAAGGACACGCACTTGTAAATCTTTTAAGAGAACGCGAGGAAGGCAGATGA
- a CDS encoding DEAD/DEAH box helicase, translating to MINADLKTVNYGHIRDMVTHEIWQKGLSYFHNNNVLSINIKENVLSAIVRGHNKKPYEVNIFQNSDKITTMKCTCSYSSEWGWICKHEVAALLVWIHKREDLYKQNKKSLPSLSVMRDISKNPGYSIFVSWFSLLDQISLSVDLLNDGPSIEITLQDKSSGRTARLTVPPHESPDLLRQLCLSPDINISERASSVTFTDKPIRYELLADFDSGNRLILTPVYRIMSDHNEIILNADQVKSHIINDKWFWYNNSFIRIQGLPDTLMPYFKGEQPLIYEGEEIINFFRYNIISLEQEKRFKPSEQVKKSRILTGSKLSRLRVEDASDWIYLSPYYEVSGINLSLGEILKQKDKNGFVRYKDDWLYFSDDILTGFTKKGNMTDDGRIKLSRLDYIRLKTEMDKTDIEEPEPLNKFYYELNRISEPSPAPEEKDIGMIGELRSYQMAGYNWLWFLYKNNLNGVLADEMGLGKTHQAMALLAALYKAGSTLPSIIISPTSVIDHWENKLQKYLPWIRINKYYGKNRVITADSSYDILLTTYTVMINDIEKLSKPEWQYVILDEAQKIKNHQTKTFKSVKSFNARHKLALTGTPIENRLSELWSIFDFLLPGYLGSIEGFIKEYDTPITKDGNQDKKELLKKIIHPFKLRRLKETVLKELPPKVEDLRYCTLTPHQVAIYKGFIDAQGSKIIKNLQDETKPVDYMHIFALITKLKRLCDHPNLIIDDQAIPATSGKFELFKEIMEEALDSGKKIAVFSQYLEMLDIIERWLSKKRVSFVSLRGSTRNRSNVIKKFQEDPRYTVFVGSLLAGGIGIDLTAASIVIHYDRWWNAARENQATDRLHRIGQKNSVQVFKLITRGTLEEKINNIINKKAELMNSVVESDDTGIAKSLSRKEIIELLSLPVS from the coding sequence ATGATAAATGCTGATTTAAAAACCGTAAATTATGGACATATCAGGGATATGGTTACACATGAAATATGGCAAAAGGGGCTTTCATACTTTCATAATAATAATGTCCTGTCCATTAACATCAAGGAAAATGTCTTATCGGCAATAGTGCGCGGTCACAACAAGAAGCCGTACGAGGTAAACATATTTCAGAACAGCGATAAGATTACTACCATGAAATGTACATGCTCATATTCAAGCGAATGGGGATGGATATGTAAACATGAGGTTGCTGCATTGCTTGTATGGATACACAAGAGGGAGGATTTATATAAGCAAAACAAAAAATCATTACCCTCGTTATCCGTTATGAGGGATATATCAAAAAATCCCGGTTATAGTATATTTGTATCATGGTTCTCATTATTGGATCAGATTAGTCTTTCCGTTGATCTTCTTAATGACGGTCCTTCTATCGAAATAACACTTCAGGATAAATCAAGCGGCAGAACGGCAAGACTTACTGTTCCACCACATGAATCACCGGATTTACTGCGGCAATTATGCCTGTCTCCGGACATAAACATATCCGAGCGTGCATCAAGTGTAACATTCACCGATAAACCCATTCGTTATGAATTGCTTGCCGACTTTGATAGCGGCAACAGACTTATTCTAACACCGGTTTATCGTATTATGTCGGACCATAATGAAATCATATTGAATGCCGATCAGGTAAAATCTCATATCATAAATGATAAATGGTTCTGGTATAATAATTCCTTTATCAGGATACAGGGACTTCCGGATACACTTATGCCTTACTTTAAAGGTGAACAGCCTCTTATATATGAGGGTGAAGAGATAATAAACTTCTTTAGGTATAACATTATCTCTCTTGAACAGGAAAAACGATTCAAGCCTTCGGAACAGGTAAAAAAAAGCCGTATATTAACAGGATCAAAGCTTTCAAGATTACGGGTAGAAGATGCATCAGACTGGATATACCTTTCTCCGTACTATGAAGTTTCCGGAATAAATTTAAGCCTCGGAGAAATCCTTAAACAAAAAGACAAAAACGGCTTTGTCAGGTATAAAGACGACTGGCTATACTTCTCTGATGATATCTTAACAGGCTTCACAAAAAAGGGTAATATGACGGATGACGGGAGAATCAAGTTATCAAGGCTTGACTATATAAGGCTTAAAACAGAAATGGATAAAACAGATATAGAAGAACCCGAGCCGCTTAATAAATTCTATTATGAACTAAACCGCATTTCAGAGCCATCTCCTGCCCCTGAAGAAAAAGATATCGGTATGATTGGGGAGCTAAGGTCGTATCAAATGGCGGGTTATAACTGGTTGTGGTTTTTATATAAAAACAATTTAAACGGCGTGCTTGCCGATGAAATGGGACTCGGTAAAACTCACCAGGCAATGGCACTGCTTGCCGCCTTATACAAGGCTGGATCCACACTTCCAAGCATTATCATATCTCCGACATCTGTTATTGATCACTGGGAAAATAAATTGCAGAAATACCTCCCATGGATAAGGATAAACAAATATTACGGAAAAAACAGAGTTATTACTGCCGATTCGTCATACGACATATTGCTGACAACATATACGGTAATGATAAACGATATCGAAAAATTATCAAAGCCGGAATGGCAATATGTTATTCTTGATGAGGCGCAAAAGATAAAAAACCATCAAACAAAAACCTTTAAGTCCGTAAAATCTTTTAATGCAAGACATAAACTCGCGTTGACAGGAACACCTATAGAAAATAGACTGTCCGAGCTATGGTCTATATTCGATTTCCTCTTACCTGGATATCTCGGCTCTATTGAAGGGTTTATTAAAGAATATGATACACCAATAACAAAAGACGGGAATCAAGATAAAAAAGAATTACTTAAAAAGATCATACATCCATTCAAATTAAGAAGATTAAAAGAAACAGTACTGAAAGAACTGCCGCCAAAAGTGGAGGATTTAAGATATTGCACACTCACACCCCATCAGGTAGCTATATACAAGGGATTTATTGATGCGCAGGGCAGCAAAATTATAAAAAATCTGCAAGACGAAACAAAACCTGTTGATTATATGCATATATTTGCACTCATTACAAAGCTCAAAAGGTTATGTGACCATCCGAATCTTATAATAGACGATCAAGCAATACCAGCCACATCAGGCAAATTCGAGTTATTTAAAGAAATCATGGAAGAAGCATTGGATTCTGGTAAAAAGATTGCAGTGTTTAGCCAATATCTTGAGATGCTTGATATAATAGAACGCTGGCTGTCAAAGAAAAGAGTTTCTTTTGTTTCACTGAGAGGTTCAACCAGAAATCGCTCTAATGTGATAAAAAAATTCCAGGAAGATCCAAGATACACAGTGTTTGTAGGCAGCCTTCTCGCTGGCGGTATCGGCATAGATCTAACGGCAGCATCTATTGTGATACATTATGATAGATGGTGGAATGCAGCGAGGGAAAATCAGGCAACAGACAGGCTTCACAGGATAGGCCAAAAAAACAGCGTGCAGGTGTTTAAACTCATAACAAGAGGCACTCTTGAGGAAAAGATTAATAACATTATAAACAAAAAGGCAGAGCTGATGAACAGCGTTGTTGAAAGTGACGATACAGGTATCGCAAAAAGTCTGTCAAGAAAAGAGATAATTGAATTGCTCAGCTTACCCGTATCCTAA
- a CDS encoding type II toxin-antitoxin system VapC family toxin, which yields MKFWDSSAIIPLCITEPRTKTVEDIAKEDNAIIVWWGSTVECHSAFSRLQRDGILKPEENEDLREILVSLSGVWTEIEPCEDIRDIAIRLLMSHPLRAADALQLAAAIVWADKKPKGHHFVCFDIRMREASRKEGFGVLPASI from the coding sequence ATGAAGTTCTGGGATTCTTCAGCAATTATTCCATTATGCATAACAGAACCGAGGACCAAAACCGTTGAGGATATTGCTAAAGAAGACAATGCCATTATTGTATGGTGGGGAAGTACCGTAGAGTGCCATTCTGCGTTTTCCCGTTTACAACGAGATGGCATTTTAAAACCTGAAGAAAACGAGGATCTTAGGGAAATACTTGTTTCCCTGTCCGGCGTATGGACCGAAATAGAGCCATGTGAGGATATCAGGGACATAGCGATACGCCTGCTTATGAGTCATCCGTTGCGAGCTGCGGATGCTTTGCAGCTCGCTGCTGCTATAGTGTGGGCTGATAAGAAACCGAAAGGGCACCATTTTGTATGTTTTGATATCAGGATGAGAGAAGCGTCAAGAAAAGAAGGTTTTGGAGTATTACCGGCAAGTATATGA